The window ATATCAAAATGGAGATCAGGATGGAGATAAAGATAGATATCAAAATGGAGATCAAAATGGAGATAAAGATGGGTATCAATATGGATATCAAGATGAAGATCAAGATGAAGATCAAGATGAagataaagatatatatcAAGATGGAGATAAAGATGGATATCAAGATATATATCAAGATGAAGATCCACATGATCAATATCACCCTTTTCACAAAACTACAGATCAAAAcaattgtatatattataacatgGATGACGTTTATTATAACAAATCATTCACaacacataaaaatattactattccaaaaaaaaaaaattacagTGAACTTAATTATCTTCGTGATGAAGATTGTTTCAGGCAACACACAAACTATGAtacctttttttatagtaacttcaagaaaaatataaaaaatgagaaatatagtttattgaaaaaagaagaaaacCAAAAAGGTGTTCAATCAATAAAAGATGATTTTTCAGATATCTACTTTTCATGTAATTTAGCAAATGATAAGCTCATAAATACACAAGGAGctaataaatataacaaaaagaattatataaataagatgattaataaatatgacgacaattacaataataatcaGTATCATGTgtatgataaaaatgacCATATGCAAAGCTTAAAAAATCATAGAGATACAATTGATGTAGATACGAATGATGACGACACAAATGATCTGGACATAAGTGACGAGGAAGtgtattatatgaataataagGGAATATATATGAGCAATGAATGTAAAAGggaaatgaaaaattttaatGTGAGTGATCATAATGTTGATAATGGGAGTGATAATATGAGTTATCATAATGTTGATAATGGGAGTGATAATATGAGTGATcataatgatgataatatgatTCTCCAcaatgatgataatatgaGTCTCCAcaatgatgataatatcATTCTCCAcaatgatgataatatgaGTCTCCACAATGATGATGACCAAGAAGAGGAACAGGAATACTCACCTAACATTAACtttaagaataatataattttaaatgatggtaatgattataaagaaattataaataatgaaatatatgaacTTAATAATGTTAAGGAAGAAGACGAATGCAATATCATAAAAGAAAGTTATGATATCCAAAGTGAcgatgatgataataataatattaatattaatgatgatcataaattttattatcgTCATATTCattcaaatataaatgataacGACGAAGGCTCAAAAAATATCCTTAAAATTAATGAGGAAGaatatcaaaataaattacaaaaattatttataaaaaaaactgTATATGAAAATCAAGATCAAAGGGATTTTACCAAAAATGAAAATCTACatgatgattattattattttaaatatttaaataataaagaaaatacaACTGATCCTTATCATTATACAAAAGGTTgtaaaaaaacaaatattcAAGTAACACCGTCTCCATTCCCTCAATTTCTGAGAgatatacaaatatataatattccaCAGAAAAAAATACGATTAAAAAGGTAAAgcaaaaaaataatacaaatgtgaatgtatatatatatatatatatatatgtatgtattataatgttattttctttttgtctttatttatttatttttttttttttttatttatttattttttatttattaattttttatttatttattttttatttttttttattttttattttttcattttacAGAACCAGCATACCTTTGAAGAAGGAGGAAGTaaagaaacaaaaatatattataatatatatactgatattatatatacatataaataagcATGTGCATACTTTTActcttttatattcattttatttatttcatcttatttatttcatattaattttttttccagGATAAAAACAAGGAgcaaaaatatatttataataaaaccaaaaaaaaggacaggaaaaaagaaagaagTATTTCTGTAGTAagagaaaaagaaaacaaatGACATCGAGGATTATTAAGAATACGGatagatataatatatttaattttttaagCATATAATAaccattttttaatattaatttattattattataattgttataatttaattttaattatttattttatttttttatttttttttttttaaataattaaaaattttatagCAATATTTTTCggaataatatattatatatatatatatatatatatatatatatatgtatattaaaaaacGACCTCCGATATATTTtgttgtttttattttatacaaaaataaaataaataaaatgtgAAATATTGGAATGGTAActtaaaataataatatatttttaccatgtaaataaatatatatgttttaattgattatatattttaatatttattgatttattatttttatagttttttttttttttttttttNNNNNNNNNNNNNNNNNNNNNNNNNNNNNNNNNNNNNNNNNNNNNNNNNNNNNNNNNNNNNNNNNNNNNNNNNNNNNNNNNNNNNNNNNNNNNNNNNNNNatatatatatatatatgcaaatataaagaaaataattctttctttattatttttatctaatatgataattttggattctttctttaatatgttttaattAGTTATcataaatgtatatatatatatatatatatatatgtatatatttatttatttatttatatgtatgcATTTACAACAACccttttaataaaataagatttaatgtatatatatttaatataaagttaatgcaaaataaatatctttgttgtataaaaaaaaaaaatatatatattataaaggATATTTTTTAGATGTAGcaacataaatataatataatataatataatataatataatataatataatatatatatatatatttatttatttatttatttatcatatatagAATTATCTATACGTTGTATCTCATATTTGTGGTTacacatatttataataaacaatataaaaaaaaaagacaaCGAACTTAAGGTCccaaaaaaagaaacaaataaaacatCTGATACAATGCGTGTTGTTATACAGAGGGTTAAAAGAGCTATATTAAGTgtaagaaaagaaaatattggagaaaatgaaaaagaattaGAAATTATTAGCGAAATAAAGAATGGgttaatatgttttttaggtattcataaaaatgatacATGGGAAGATgctttatatataattagaAAATGCTTAAACTTGCGTTTATGGAATAATGATAACAAAACATGGgataaaaatgttaaagATTTAAATTATGAGCTTTTAATTGTTTCACAATTTACTTTATTTGGtaatacaaaaaaaggaaataaacCAGATTTTCATTTAGCAAAGGAACCAAATGAAgctttaattttttataataaaataatagaCGAATTTAAAAAGCAGTATAATGACGATAAAATCAAAATAGGGAAATTTGGAAACTATATGAATATCGATGTAACAAATGATGGTCCTgtaactatatatattgatacccatgatataaatctaaataaataaaatgaacaagtgcataattatatgtttgtACATTCATATCTCTTTAATTCATCAaacaattatatttaatcataaaatgataaataaaaaataaaataattaaatgaaatgaaataaaataaaataaaatgaaataaagCATTTATGTTTAAATATCAAACTAATAAACCgacataaataaataaataaataaatatatatatatatatatatatatatatatatatatatatNNNNNNNNNNNNNNNNNNNNNNNNNNNNNNNNNNNNNNNNNNNNNNNNNNNNNNNNNNNNNNNNNNNNNNNNNNNNNNNNNNNNNNNNNNNNNNNNNNNNaaagatatatatatatatatatatataatataataagctaaagaaatattttttattctctttataaaaagaattcttttttttttttttttttttttttttttgtttattattaataataatttattttatggggtgatactaaaaaaaaatataatgtaggtataattatatatatatttataatatatatatatttatatatttatttatttatataatatgtatgtattaaaataaatatctataagaatatttaatattaagaacattttttattttattttatttttgatgCGCATATAAGTAGGAACTACccataaaattataaaaataaatattaatattatatataaatataaaaatatatataattattattatttatatatgatcTCAAAATATGTTCAAAactaatatttttttaaattatatgtacataattttataatttgttttttttttagtttaaaataaaaatttgtCATACCACATTTTTCcaatcaaaataaaaaataatatataatatatttatatgcaTATGCCTTGTAAaccttaaaaaaaatataatatatattatatatatacatatataaatataatatatatatatataataatatatttgaaaaaatatatattattttcttaaacataaaaaaaaaaaaaaaaaaaagaaacagttttaattatatatttatgaaaattataatatacttaaaaaatatatatatgtatatatatatatatatatatatatatatatattatttattttattgtattaataatatatattaaaaataaaaaataaagtcAAAATGCcaattaaaataaaaaatataaatgaattatttattcattttatataattataaaaaaaatatatgataacaaaaatataaatcaagatccttatatatataaatatttaataacttcaaaaaaaagaaaattaacatatatatattatatatatatataacatttgCAACAACCAAATATTCATGTTAATTAAAATCaaagaatatttatatatatatatatataaattttttcataacagtataaattaaaaaaaaaaaaaaaattttggtttgtatatattaagaaatatataaattgtGTATATGTGTGAggagaaaaatatataagtcAATATTTAAcccatatatatatatatatatatatatatatatatatatatatatgtataggatatatatatttatttgaaccctcattcttattatatttatatatattattaaacCCATTTGACTTTctttgaattttttttatttttatttttacttttatttttacttttacttttatttttacttttatttttattttattttattttatttttattattctttttcttttttcgtttttaaaaagagaCAGAAATAATGTCGGTTAGCTccattaataaaaaaatttatataccAAAATTTTATGCTGATGTCAATATTCATAAGCCTAAAGAATACTATgattatgataatttagAAT of the Plasmodium reichenowi strain SY57 chromosome 11, whole genome shotgun sequence genome contains:
- a CDS encoding D-tyrosyl-tRNA(Tyr) deacylase, producing the protein MRVVIQRVKRAILSVRKENIGENEKELEIISEIKNGLICFLGIHKNDTWEDALYIIRKCLNLRLWNNDNKTWDKNVKDLNYELLIVSQFTLFGNTKKGNKPDFHLAKEPNEALIFYNKIIDEFKKQYNDDKIKIGKFGNYMNIDVTNDGPVTIYIDTHDINLNK